AAGgaacgaaaataaaattttagtcaaaaatttattacaaatccCACGtgctaacaaaaaaaaatagcatataCACTATAACTATTTCAATGTCATAATAACAGTAATTTTCAAACAAGGTTCCTACTTCAGACATTGAGTAGAGTTCTATATGCAAGCTACGAAACCTGATATTCCTGAAATGCACGTAAGCCTTTTCCATAAGCCAAAGACAACTAAACTCGGTTATTTGATTCCTGAAGCTCAAGTTCTCGGAAAAATGTGCGGAGACAGCCATTAATGATACGAGGGGCTGCTCCATCACAAAACCGTTTAGCAAGATCTACAGCcttcaaaacaaatatataaattatgagTTAAACTTTTTATGTGCAAAATAATAAGACACGATATAAGGTTAAGTAATGTTTGGTGTCTCAACACATGAACTTAATATATACCTCATTAATGACGATTTGGTGTCTTGTTTCTAGCACTGCCATTTCGGACATGGCCAAGTGAAGAATACAAAGCTCTAAAATTTTTCCTGCTGGTTCATTCTGAAATGCATCAACAGAAAGATGCAAACTACCATGAGCATTAGCAAACAAAATGGATCTTTAAAATTTAGCATAATATGAGTGCAAGGAATAAAACTGAAATAAGTAGCTAAAAGCATACCACAAAAGGGATACAAATTGACAGAAGCTAAGTTGGATTAGTGCATGACTTTAAGAAGTAGATGCAATACATACAATTCATCAAATATTATCAAACCAATAAAAATACGAAGTCATCTATGCTAACATTAAACATGACAGTGGCAGACAGATATTTTAGGCAGAAGAAACTTTGTAACAGTAGTATAACTGGTGATGTGGGATTGCAAGGCTTTCTAAATTCACAGTAAATAGCACCACAAATATGTTGTACCAGTGAGAAGCATTTTGCAGTTATGAGCAAATAAAATAAGTGATCAAATTAAAATGATGATAGTCTAGGGTCCAAGAAAAATAAGCATACTTGCCTTTCAATAGTAGATGTGTCATGTTTTGTATATTAAACGAAGAAGGGGAATGATGGGTATGAATGGGAAAATATGCCATCTACCATAAATTATCTCCAGGTGTTGAACCAGTAACTTCCcctatcaagatcaaactaTAACAAAAGATCAAGCTATTAGGCGAAGTCCCAAGAATGTCTTCATATCTAACATGTCCCCCCCCCACCCCACCCAACCCATCCCCCCAGGAGTTCTTCACTTCTTTGGGCTTGAAGCGTGGACAAACAAACTAGCATACCCTAACTTCTTATGAAATTGCTCATTTTCTCTACAAAATGGGAGCGAGCATCAAATTCTCGACAACTTGGTCATGGAAACTCTGATATCATGTCAACAACCAATTTTCTAAAAAGAGTAAGCTATTAACAGAGGACTTACGAAAATGGATACAGCCCAGGAAAATAATAGAGAAGAATCAAGTGAATTGCTTGCGTGGTTTTCGCTCAGCAGTCTAAATTCTTATAATATGTACATCATATATTtacaagaataagaaaaaggaatataCATTATGTGTAATAATTGGTGACAGGAGAGATATATGAAACGGAGCATGACTCAACCCATGCCTCTCTGAATTAATAAGCTTAGCTATGACCATTTTTGCAGGAGACTTTTTTCTTGTCGTTCTgccttttaatttgaaattgtaaattATTGCATTGTTCCTATGGATGACAAATATAGCTAGGGCAAGATAACCAACCATTTTTGcatgagattttttttcttctcattctgtctttatataaaattcaaaattgtaAACTATTGCATTGTTTCACCATTGACCTTTATCTATTTCCCACTTTTTTCAAGGTGCTTCAACTTCGTGTAACAAATCATTGATCAGGATTGGCAGCATCAGTAACATAGAAGTCAtctaataataagaagaaattaTGCCCACGATCGGTGAATTTGCAGCGGCAAGATAATAAATTGAGTAAAAAAGCTACAATATTATCAACTATCATACCTTCCAATTTTCAGGGACGATCTTGTTAATAACCAAGACATGATTGTCCCACGTATCCCTGACTGCAACCAATAGTTTCCTAGTGAATCTGCAAATAGGGAGTTGTAACATTATTACCATTGTTAACAAACCTTAACACACATAAAAGACCCAACCAGTTTTGCAGTGCTCGTGTTTGGAGGGGTCTGAGGGTGAAATGACAAGCTTATTATGTTCAAAGTATGTTTTGGAGGAGCTGAAAAGGATCTATTTACCTCAAAATCAGGTTGTTATATACCAACCTTGGTGGAGCTGTAAGGACTTCTGCCTCTGCCATGCACCACATAACACATTAGTACAATTTAGAGATGAAAGCAACAACAGAAAACTGCacagataataataaatactttacaACCCATTACACATTTCTCTGGGCATATATGCGACATTGTGTTGTCAGTGACAACACACAGACTTCTGTCATACGAAAGAATGTAACACGATAAGGAAGGCTGTACCAAATTTAAATGCTTAAGATATAATACCAGAACATGGACTTCTGTCCATAATGTGACTTGTAAAATTGCTTTACTATATAACCACAGCATAAACTCTCGTCTAACACACTGTTAGAATAAAAAAGTAGCCGTTCAAAGCTAACTTACAATACCAGGACGCAAAACCTTGCTGCAGTGACAACCAAAGTAAAACTTATACATTTCCAGCCTAATCACTGCTAAACTAAAATGTTCAATGGAGTATTCCTAAGTTTCACTGATATGCAAATGCTACAACTCCTAAGCTTAAAATATCATGAAAAGTCAACAAGGTTTTCTAGATATGCTTACTTTCAATCCTGGCAGCAagagaaacacaaaataaataaatggttgACTTTCATCTCCAACAACTGTTAAAACTGCAATTTTTTACCAGCAAATTAAATTGACCAATCATATTTGTAAGTCACACGGGTGTGCAGAGGagacaacaaataaaaaatgtgaaaagagACTACTCGGCTTTCAAAGCTCGTACGATATAAACTATGAAAGACATGAACATACAACAACATCATGAAGCAGTAGCAAATCTggttggttttattttttattttttaaatattgtaactTGGAAATGTCAAGTAAAAGAAACGCAAGGaatatatatacattgatcATTCTATTCAAGCATTTTCACCAActcttattttatataaaagaaaaagagagattcTCGATCTATGGTTTTTTATTACCAATGGCAGACTCTTCTTCAATGTGCCGCAGCAGCTCATTTGCCTCTTCATCCGACTCAACAGTAGCAGGTGGCCCTCCAAAACTCATATGATTATACTCCAACAACTTTTTCTTGTCAAATTCATATCCGGCCTCTGAAACAACAAACCAAATGCACCAATTCAAAACAAACGACAACAAAAACATTAACTAACCACGTTATACAACATGTTTGGATAAACATTTCTATTAAGCACTTCcagaaaaaaggaaaacaaaagaatataataaatttctttagaagttaaaattatttaattaattaacatatttgtaaccagaagttaaaattagtttatttataaactaCTTCTCACGTTAACTTcaccaaattttgtttttcaactcATAGATGGAGAAACATGAGTATAATGTACCTTTATTTGTGTTTCCATTTACTTATTTCActttttagttataaaattgaCAACTTGTTTTTTCACTAAAGGCTATAAGCCAGATTCACACAGACATTATCACAGTAATAAAAAATACGCTTTTTCGAAGATTTCTacggaaaagaaaacaaaaagaatgttGAATGTTTTCTATACAAAATTCTGAAAACATCAAATAGATTTCAAATCAAATTGCAactttatgattaaaaaataataaacagtaAACACAGATCCAATTTAACACCCTCTTatctcaattttatttcttatcctCATatcataaaagtatttattgatAAGTTTATTATCCCAGCAGATCCTATCATCAAAGATAAACCGCTACCTCGCCGCGCATTCATCCGTTTCTCGAAAAGCCGAACAGGATCCATTCCCTCCAAACATGCGGCATAAATAATGGAGCTGCAAGAAAGATTCTCATCAGAAAACAAAGTTTACAGAGAAAAGGTAACTGACAAAATAGTAAGTTGAATGGAAGGAAGTAAGGAAGG
This genomic stretch from Vigna radiata var. radiata cultivar VC1973A chromosome 7, Vradiata_ver6, whole genome shotgun sequence harbors:
- the LOC106765816 gene encoding uncharacterized protein LOC106765816 isoform X2 → MEGVLVPVCSSSATLKPKISIPQRSSFISSLPTNCSFPQNVAFSLRNTLRSSTSALAQHEAPVLGKPDNNSVPALPKIDKTGRFCSPRAARELALSIIYAACLEGMDPVRLFEKRMNARREAGYEFDKKKLLEYNHMSFGGPPATVESDEEANELLRHIEEESAIEAEVLTAPPRLVYNNLILRFTRKLLVAVRDTWDNHVLVINKIVPENWKMTSMLLMLPILINDLLHEVEAP
- the LOC106765816 gene encoding uncharacterized protein LOC106765816 isoform X1; its protein translation is MEGVLVPVCSSSATLKPKISIPQRSSFISSLPTNCSFPQNVAFSLRNTLRSSTSALAQHEAPVLGKPDNNSVPALPKIDKTGRFCSPRAARELALSIIYAACLEGMDPVRLFEKRMNARREAGYEFDKKKLLEYNHMSFGGPPATVESDEEANELLRHIEEESAIEAEVLTAPPRLVYNNLILRFTRKLLVAVRDTWDNHVLVINKIVPENWKNEPAGKILELCILHLAMSEMAVLETRHQIVINEAVDLAKRFCDGAAPRIINGCLRTFFRELELQESNNRV